DNA from Halorarum salinum:
GCGCGAGCAGGGCCGCCAGCCACGGCCGCTTGGGTGAACGGTTCTCGCCCATGCCACTGACTGGACGGTCAGGTATCAAAAGGCCGTCGGTCAGGCGGCACCGCGACCGTCCCTCGTCGGATCTCGTGGGGCGGTACGTCGCCGTACTTCGTTGCGTTTTTTTTTTGACCCCGTCTTTTTATTCCCCATCTCAGAGCTACTGTAATGATCATAGAGTTCGCACACAGTCCGTTGTTGACGTTCCTCGTCGGGCTCGCCGCGGTCGTGCTGTTACTGGTCGTGCTGGACCTGCCCGCGTTCGTCGGCCTCGTCATCTCGGCGTTCCTCGTGGGGATGATCAACGCGGCGTTCGTGCCGGAGTTCGGCCCGTCACGGGCGGCCGCGAACGTCGCCGAGGCGTTCGGGGACAACATGGCGGGCATCGGCATCCCCATCCTGATGGCGGCGATCATCGGAAAGTCGATGCTCGAGAGCGGCGCGGCACAGCGCATCGTCCGCTGGTTCCAGTCCGTCCTCGGACGGGGGAACTCGGACGTCGCGCTGTGGGGGAGCAGTTCCGTGCTGGCCATCCCCGTCTTCTTCGACAGCGTGTTCTACCTGATGGCGCCGCTGGCGCGGTCGATGCGGGCCCGCGTCGGCCGGGACTACACGCTCTTCATCGTCGTCGTCGGTGTCGGTGCCGCGACGACCCACGTGTTCGTGCCGCCGACGCCCGGCCCGCTCGCCGTCGCCGATCAGGTCGGCGCCGACCTCGGCGTGACCATCCTCGTCGGCCTCGTCACTGCGGTCCCGGCGCTGGTCGCGGGGCTGATGTACGGGCGGTGGCTCAACGGCCGACTCGACATCCCGCTCCGCGACGCCATGGCGACGTCCACGGAGGAGCTCGAGGAGCTCGCGGGCCGGTCGACGCGGGACCTCCCCGGCGTGCTCGAGGCGGCGGCGCCGGTCGTCCTTGCGGTGGTCCTCGTCGGGTCGTTCACCGTCGTGGACACGTTCCAGCAGGTCTACCCGGTCCTGAGCCGCGTCAGGCCGTTCGTCGCCTTCCTCGGCGACAAGAACGTCGCGCTGACCGTCGCCGCGCTGGCGGCCGCGTGGACGTACTACCGCCACGGCGACATGGGCCGGAACGAGTGGGCCGACGAACTGACGGAGGCGCTGAAGAGCGGCGGCAACATCGCCGCCATCACCGCCGCGGGCGGCGCGTTCGGCGCGCTGCTCGCGGCCTCGGGCATCGGCGACTACATCACGGGCGCGCTGAGCCAGGTCGGCATCCCGCTGCTGGTGAGCGCGTGGCTCATCGCGGCCATCGTCCGGATCGCACAGGGGTCGGCCACCGCCGCGATGCTCACCGCCGCGGGGATCATGGCCCCCCAGGTACCGGAACTCGCCGTCCACCCGGCGTTCCTCGTCATGGCGATCGGCGCCGGCGGGAACGTCTTCTCGTGGTACAACGACAGCGGCTTCTGGCTGGTCAAGGAGATCGGCGGCCTCACGCAGGCCGAGACGTTGAAGACGTGGACGGCGCTCACGACGATCATCTCCGTGACGGGCATCGTCACGACGCTGGTCGTCTCGACGGTCGTGCAGACGATCTGACCGGGAGACGAGCGGGACACCCCGGACCGAATCCGGGCCGTATTTCGGTGTTTCGGGGTTACGTTCCCTCGACGAGCCGTTCGAGGTGCTCCGGCGGCACCGCCCCGCGCGCGGCGTGGCCGCCGTAGGCGAACGTCGGCACGCCGGTGACGCCCCGCCGTCGTGCCGCCTCGAACCGGTCCCGGACGGCCCGCCGGCGGCCGTCGTCCCGGAGCGCCGACCGGACTTCCTCGCCGTCGATCCCCGACTCCTCGGCGAGTTCCACGATCAGATCCCGGTCGCCGATGTCCCGGCCGTCCGCCCAGAGCGCCTCGAGGACGGCCCGGTCGAACGCGAGCCACCGTTCGTACGGGAACTGCTCCTTCAGGTGGAAGGAGGCGACCTGGGCGTCGAGCGAGTCGACGTCCGTCGCGATCTCCTGGGCCAGTTCCACGTCGTACCGCTCCTGGAGGCGGCGGACGTTCTCCCGTGCCCGCTCGTAGTACTCCTCGTCCTTGCCGTCGTCGGCCGACGCGTCGATCTCCCCGTCCGGACCCCGCCTGCCCGCGCGCAGGTCGAACGGGTGCCAGTCGATCTCGAGTTCCTCCTCGCGCGTCCCCTGGTACCGCTCGAGCGACGCGCGTCCGAGGTAGCAGAACGGGCAGACGTAGTCCGAGAACACCGTGATCCGATCCTCCGGGTCCGGGTTGGTCACGGCCGCCGTTCGGGACGCCCGCCCAAAAAGCGGCCGCCCTCCGGCACGCGCCGCGCACGACCGGACCGACCGGCACCGCTCACCCCCGGCGACCCGCACTGACGCGTCGTCCGCGGGCGACGTCTCCCCGGGTCGCTCACGCTCGCGTCACGGACGTCTCCTCGGTGACGACCCCGAACGGCCCGTCGAGGTCGAGCCGCCTCGCCGCCCGGGCGACGTGACGGCCGACCGGGTCGCGTGCCGACCCTCCCTCGAACCCCTCGCCCTCGGAGGCGGAGTCGGTCGCCCCGACGGCGGACCCCCCGGGTCGACGGCCCACCATCCCGCGGACGTGGTACCACCGTCCCGTCCCGATGTCCACGAGCGGATCGGCGTCCGGGGCGACGAGGACGGGGAACCGATCGCCCTCGAGGTCCGCGACCCGGAGCCGGTGGACCCGCACCCCGTCGATCTCGAACGACAGCCGCGAGACGAGTTCGACCGAGACGTCGTGTGCCGCACCGTCGACGATGTCCGCGCGGGTCGTGGACGAGGCCTCCGTCCGATCGCCGTCCGGGCCGTCCCCGGGGGCGCGGATTCGACCGTCCTTTGCGCCGTCCTCGTGACCTAATCTACATCGTGGTGATCCTTTTCTACCCATCGTACCCGGTGTGATGACCCATATCGTGATAAACGCACCGATTAGATGCAATTCACTGGCGAACGTCCACGGATGGAGACGTCTTGACGTCGTTTACCCGATGAGGCGCCGTCGAGAACGCAACGCCGGAGCCGCGTGGCCGGAACACGCGTCGCCGTGTCCGGAATCCGTTCGAAACTATCATTGTGACGGGAGTCCAGGCCACGGACACGACACGATGGCAATCGACGCCGGCGACGCCCTGCTCCGGGCGCTCCACGATGTCAACCCCTGGTGGGAGCGGGGAGCGGAGGCGTTCTCGCTCCCGGCGCGGCACAAGAGCGACTTCTACCACCTGGCCCGACCGGACGGGCCCGGGAGCCAGTTCGCCGACCAGCCCGTTCTGGGGCTGGTCGGCCGGCGCGGCGCCGGGAAGACGACGCTGCTCCGCCAGTTCTTCCACCACCGCATCGAGCGTGGCGACCCGCCGGAGCTGTTCCTCCATCTCCCGTTCGACGCGGACCCCCTCTACCAGCTCCGTTCGGACGAGCAGCTTCGACGCGCCGTCCGGTACTACGAGAGCCGGATCCTCGGCCGCGTCGACGAGGACCGACCGCACTTCGTCGTCCTCGACGACGTCCACCGGATCGAACACCCGAACAAGCCGACGATCGACGGGTGGGGGACGCCCGTCTCGGAGCTCCTCGAGGGCCGCCCGGACCGGCGGGTCGTCGTCACCGCCAGCGCGGGGGTACAGGTCGAACGGGAACTCGACCGCGTCTCCGTCCCCGACGCGGCCTACGACGTCCAGCCGATCCTCCCCGAGAAGTTCCGCGACTACCTGTTCACCCTCTACCCCGACCTCGAAGAGGGGGACACGCGCGTGAGCCCCACCTCGATCCGGACCGGCGAGGCCGGCCTCCCCGCCGCGCTCGAGGGGGGCGACCCCGGGCCGCTCGTCGAGGAACTCCGGGGGAAGCACGACCAGGTCGCGGACGAGGCGAACAGGATCCGGTCGCGGGTGGTCGAGTACCTCGCCATGGGCGGCGTCGTCAGCTACGAGCACGAGGGGGCCGTCGAGTTGGCCGCGGACCTGACCGCCGAGGACTTCACCCGGCTGCGCGAGGAGGTGCGCGAGGCGCTCTACCAGGACGTTCCCGGCTTCGAGTCCATCAAGACCATCGCCGACCTGGAGCGGCTCTGTGCGCTCGCGGCCCGCAACCGGGGCGCCGAGCCGTTCCGCTACCAGGAACTCGTCGAACTGTTCGACGTCGACCGGCGAACGATCGCCGACAGCTACCTCCCTGCGCTCTCGGAACTGTACCTCCTGACCGGAATCACCGAGTACGACAACAGCCGCCCCCGGTCGGTCCGACTCTACCTCCGGGACACGGGGCTGGTCACCGCGCTCGCGGACGGCGACGCCGCGGCCGTCCGCAACGACTTCGACCGCGAGGCGGACCTCGCGCGGGTGGCCGCGTTCGACCACACGATGCGGTTCGCGTACGGCGTCAACGCCGCCCAGGGGGCGGATTCGGCGCCGTCGGTGTCGTTCTGGCGGGGGCGGGAGGGCGAGGTCGACTTCGTCTTCGAGGTCGCCGGGACGCCCGTCCCCGTCGGACTCGTCTACCGACCCCGCGACCGGGACGCCACGCTCGCGGCGGTTCGGGAGTTCCGAGGGACCTACGAGGCCCCGCTCGGACTCGTGCTCGCGGGGGACACGGTCCGAAGCGGGCGGCCGGTCGAGGAGGTCGCCGACGGCGTCGTCCAGCTTCCGTACTGGCTGTACATGCTCCTCTGTTAGCCGAGCGGGCTCGACGTGCCGCCGGTCGCGGCCGGGGAACGGAGCCGAGTATCACGTTCGAGAACCGAACGCGTAGTTTCTTGGCCGGTCGTCGAAACCGGGCGCGTATGAGCGTCGAGACGAACGATCGCCTGCGGCTCAGGCTCGCGACCGCCACCGTCATCGGCGTGACGGCGGCGGCCGCCCTGGCCCTGGCGAGCATCGCGGTGTAGGCGTCGGGACCGGGCGGGCGTTCCGACCGACCCCGTCGACCTCCCGGACCGGCTCAGCCGAGGAACTCGAGGAGGTGGTCGCGGTACGCCCCCGGCCGGTCGGCCGTCACCCAGTGGTAGGCCGAATCGAGCGCGACGACCTCGCCGTCGCCGGCGGTCGCCTCCACCAGCCGCTCGGCGTTGTCGACCGGCTGGAGCACGTCCTCGCCGCCCCAGAGACACAGCAGGTCCGCGGTGATCCGCCCGTACTCGATCTCGGTGGTGTGGACCGTGTTCGTCGAGACCGCGGCCCGCGCGAGCGCCGTCCGGCCGCCCTCCCGCTTCCAGGGTGCCTTCAGGCCGGCGAGCCACTCCGGGTCGGCCTCGTCGTAGGATCCCTCCGCGAACAGGAACTCCAGTTTCCCCTCCAGCTCCTCGTCGTCCCAGCCCTCGACCTCGCCGGGCACGCCGAGGGAGTTGACGAACTCGACCGGCCAGGAGTCGAAGCAGGCCGCGTTCGAGAGCACCATCCGGTCGACCGCGTCGGGTCGGGCCGCGGCGTAGCGGAGCGCCACCGCGCCGCCGATGTCGTGGGCGACGAAGTCGACGTCCCGCACGCCGCGCTCCGCGAGGAAGTCCGCGAGCGCGACCGTCTGTGCGCGCACCGAGCGGTCGAAGCCGTCCCGGTTCGCCGAGTTGCCGTAGCCGACGAGGTCGGGCGCGAGGACGTGCCGCGAGTCGGCGAGCGGCGGCGCCGCGTCCCGCCAGAGGAACGACCACGTCGGGATGCCGTGGAGGAAGACGACCGGGCGTCGGTCGTCGTCGGCCCCCGCCTCGTAGTACGCGAACGGGAGGTCGTGCCCGTCCACCGTCACCGTCGTCTCGCGCTGGGTCTCGGTCCAGTCGTGGTGGTCCATAACACACGTACGGAAGCGGAGGGCTTCAGCCCGGCGACGCCCGCAGGGTCACCGCGTGCCGGTCCCCGACGAACTCAGCCGTCGTAGCGGGTGACGTTCGCCAGTTCGTCGGGGTCGACGTCCGCGAACGCCTCGCGGGCGACGACCCGCTTGTGCACCTCGTCGGCGCCGTCGACCAGTCGGAACTGTCTGACGGCCTCGTAGAAGTCCGAGATTGGGAGGTCCTTCCCGATCCCGTTGGCGCCACAGGCCTGGAGACACGTGTCCACCACGTCCTGGACGACGTTGGCGGCGAACGTCTTGCTCATCGACACCTGAACGCGCGCCTCGTCGCCGCGGGCGATGCGGTCGGCCGCGTCGCGCACGGTCGTCCGGACGGCGTGGAGCCGCGTCTCCGCGTCGGCGACGTCGTACCTGAGAGACTGCTTCTCGGCCAGCGGGCCGCCGAACCCCTCCCGCTCGGTGGCGTACGCCTTCGCGACGTCCAGGGCGCGTTCCGCCATCCCGGAGTAGCGCATGCAGTGGGTGAGCCGCGCGGGACCGAGACGCTGCTGTGCGTGCTGGAACCCCTCGTTCCGTTCCCCCAGGAGGTTCCCCTCGGGCACGCGCACGCCCTCGAAGACGATCTCCGCGTGACCCGTCCCCGTGACGCCGCCGCCGAGGTGGGGGATGTCGCGCTCGACCGCGACCCCGTCCGCGTCGGCGTCGACGAGGAACAGCGAGCACCCCTCGTAGGGGTGGGCGTCGGGGTCGGTGCGGGCCATCACGATGAGGAAATCCGCCTCGGTCCCCCCGGTCGTCCACCACTTGTGGCCGTCGACGACCCACTCGTCGCCGTCCTTCCTGGCGGCCGTCTTCAGCATCTTCGGGTCCGAACCACCCCCCTGCATGGGCTCGGTCATCGAGAACCCGGAGGAGACCTCCCCGGCGACGAGCGGGCGGAGGTACTCCTCCCGCTGGTCGTCGGTCCCGAGCAGTTCCAGCGTGTGCATGTTCCCCTCGTCGGGCGCGTCGACCCGGCAGGCGAGGGGGCCGAGCAGCGAGCGCCCGGCGGCCTCGAACATCGGCAGCGCGTCGCGGAAGTCGACGCCCATGCCGCCGAACTCCTCGCCGATCTGCGGGCAGTACACGTCGTACTCGCGGGCCGCCGCGCGGAGGTCGGCCACCTGCTCGCCGGTCACCGGGTCGCCGCCGAGCACCTCGCGTTCGACGGGGATCACCTCCTCGTCCAGGAACTCGCGCGTTCGGGCGGCCAGTTCGCGTGCAGCCTCGCCGTCGTCGTAGCGGACGTCCATACGCCGGTCTCGGACGGGCCGGACAAAACGGTGCCCCCGCCGAAGGGGCGCGACCCGCGTCCGGGCACCCCCGCGTTTTTGCCCCCACCCGCGGAACGTCGACGCATGACCGACGACGCGCCCGGTTCGGACACGGCCGCCGACGGGGAGGGACGTGGCGACGACGTCCACGTCGCCGACGCCGGCCGCGAGGGGGAGGGGAGCCACGGGGACGACTACCTCGCCCGACTCGTCGACCCGGAGCGCCTCCGCGCCTTCCTCGACGCGGAACTCGGCCCGGCCGAGTCCTTCGCCCTGGAGCGCCACCCGGAGGGCCACTCGAACGAGACGCTGTTCGTGACCCACGGCGACCGTGACCTTGTGGTGCGCCGGCCGCCGCCGGGGGAGACGGCCGAGACGGCCCATGACGTGCTCCGCGAGTTCCGGGTCGTGGACGCGCTGGGGGACACGCCGGTTCCCGTCCCGGAGACGCTGTGTGCCTGCGAGGACGAGTCGGTGCTCGGCGCGGACTTCTTCGTGATGGCGCGGACGGCGGGCGACGTGTTACGCGGGGCGGAACCCGTGCGGTTCGCCGCACCCGATCGCCGTCGCCGGGTCGGCGAGGAACTGGTCGACACCCTCGCGTCGATCCACTCGGTCGATCCGGGGGCGGTCGGCCTGGACGACTTCGGCCGCCCGGCGGGGTTCACCGACCGGCAGGTCGACCGGTGGTCGAGGCAGTTCCGGTGGGCGTTCGAGGTGACCGCCGACGAGCGCGAGGTGCCGGCCATCCACGAGACGACGACGTGGCTGACCGAGCACGTCCCCGGCTCACGTCCCGAGACGCTGGTCCACGGCGACTACAAGCTCGACAACGTGATGTTCGGCCCGGGCACACCCCCCGAACTGGTGGCCGTGTTCGACTGGGAGCTGTCGACGCTGGGGGACCCTCGTACGGACCTCGGCTGGATGCTGTCGTTCTGGCACGACCCCGGCGACCCGGAACCGGCGATCCCCGAACTGCAGTCGACGTTCACGGCGCGCGAGGGGTACCCCCGCCGGCGCGACCTGGTGGACCGGTACGAGGCGGCGACGGGCATCGAGTACGAGCACGACCGCTTCTACCGCACCCTCGCGGTGTACAAACTCGCGGCGCTCGGCGAGATGTTCTTCCGGAGACACCTGGAGGGCAACAGCGACGATCCGCTGTACCCGAAGATGGAGGCGGGCGTTCCCGCGTTGGGGGAGCGGTGTCTGCGGATCATCGAGGGTGACGAGGGGTTGTAGGTCAGTCCCGCGGGTGCTCCGTGACGGCCCTTGCCGTCCGGTCGACGAACAACCGGGGGTAACGCTAGCTCCCCGTGGAATCAGCGTACGCGGATGGACGAGGTCACAGTCGTCTCGCTGGCCGACCTGCGGACACCGGAGGGGACCGACGGCGTGTTCCGCCGACGACGTTCGAGACCGAGGACGCCCCCGCGGTACGATCCGTGGTCGCCGGCGGGGTGACGACGGGCTGGCACCACAACGGTGACCGCCGCGTCCATGGGGTACGTCGTCCTCGGAGACGCGATTCTCGAACACGGACCGTGCGGGCGAGAGTCGGTCGCGCTTGGCGCGGGCGACTTCGTCCACGTGCCGCCCCGATCGGTCCATCGGGTGGTGAACTCCTCCCGGGGGGAGTGGGGGTCGTGATCAGCTTCGTCGGCTCCGGACCGCCCGCCGTTACCGTCGACGGGCCCGAACCGGACGCCGAGTGAGCAGCGTCCGAACGCGAGCGTTCCGACGCACCCGTGCGTTTTTCCTCCCGTGCGTACGGGTTCCGGTCAATGGGCCTCTCCGCCACCCAGGAGACCGTGCTGGACGAACTCGTGGGGCGAGTCCCGGACGGCGTCACGTGGTGCGTGTTCGGGAGCGCGGCCGCCGCCCTCCACGGACACGACGTCGAGCCGTCCGACATCGACGTGTTCACCACGGAGGCCGGGGCCGAGCGGATTCGGAGCGTCTTCCCCGATGCGTTCGTCGGAACGAAGGAACTCGGCGTCTCGCAGATCGACGAGTACCGAATGCGCGGCGAGGAGGTCGAAGTCGTGTACAGCGTCTCCGCGAAGGGCAATCAGGAGCCGCTGGTCGACCTCGCGGACTCCGAGATCGGCTCTTCCGACGGCCGAGGCGTTCCGGTGCTTCCGGTTCGCCCGCTCGTCGCCGCGTACCGGGCGATGGGCAAGCACGACACGGCGGCCGAACTGGCGGAGTGGTTCGGCATCGAGTCCGATTGACGGGCGAGGCTGTTGCGCTGGGTGCCGAGCACCAACTCGGTGGAGTGACCGGATTCTAAGTGAGCCTGCGAAGTCACCGAGTTACAGAACCAGTCCGACGAAGACGAGCATGCAGCCGGGTCCGAAGACGAGGAAGACGCCGGCGGCACGTGCACGGAGTTCCCGTTTTCGCTTGGCTCTCGGGGTCGTCTTGCCACTCACGGGCGCTCGCGTAGTTCCTCACACGGTGGGGGAAAGCGGATGGAGACCACCCCAACCATCACCAGGAGCGCGCCCAGGACGATGATGACCGGTCGCATCGTCCCGGGAAAGTTCACACGCGGCCATGATTCTACTCGCTCTCCAGCCGATGAGTTCCTCACCCGTACCGGACGAATCCTCCGGGGGAACTGCTGTGGTTAGTAGGTCTACGAACCGATCGTCCGCCCACGGGGGCATCCGCGAGCGAAGCGAGCGGTTCACCGCCGGAGCGGGGTGAAACCCCGCGACGGCGGCATCGACGGGTTTTCCGGGAGTTCGACGAGCGGGGTCGAAGGCCGAGCGAGGAGGACCCCCGGTGAAAGAGGTCGTTAGACGTACGTGAACCAGTCGTCGTGCTCGTCGGTCCGGCGCTCCACCAGGTCGAAGAACGCCCCCTGGAGCTCCTCGGTCACCGGGCCCCGCGACCCGTTCCCGATCGTGACGTTGTCGACCTGCCGGATCGGCGTCACCTCGGCGGCCGACCCGGAGAAGAACAGTTCGTCCGCGGTGTTCAGTTCCCCGCGCGAGATGCTCACGTCGTCGTGGACCTCGTAGCCGCGCTCCTCGGCGAGCGCGATGACGGTGTTGCGGGTGATGCCGTCGAGGATGGACTCGCTCAGCCCGGGCGTGAAGATCTCGCCGTCGCGGACGAGGAAGACGTTCTCCCCGGGACCCTCCGCGACGTTGCCCTCCTTGTTCAGGACGATCGCCTCCGCGAAGCCGTTGCGCCGGGCCTCCTCGCCCGCGAGCAGGGAGTTCACGTACAGCCCGGTGGTCTTCGCGTTCGTCGGGACCTGGCTGGAGGCGTGCTTGCGCCAGGAGGAGACCTTGACCTTTATCCCGTTCTCCAGGGCCTCCTCGCCGAGGTACGCGCCCCAGGGCCAGGCGGCGACGACGACGTCGGTCGGGCAGTCGCCCGGCGAGACGCCGAGGCTGTGGTAGCCGTAGTAGGCGATGGGCCGGATGTACGCCGACTCGAGGTCGTTCCGGCGGAGCGTCCCGAGGGTCGCCTCGGTCAGTTCCTCCCGCGAGTGGCCGATCTCCATGTCGTAGGGCTTGGCCGACTGGTAGAACCGGTCGAGGTGCTCCTCCCACCGGAAGATCGCGGTCCCCCGCTCGGTGTCGTACGCGCGGACACCCTCGAAGATGCCCGTGCCGTAGTGGAGGCCGTGGGTGAGCACGTGGGTCGTCGCGTCGGCCCAGTCGATGAACTCGCCGTTCTGCCAGATGACCCCGTTCTCGGCCATCTCCTCGAAGACGGTCATACCCGAGGGGATGCCCCGTCCGGACTTAAATCATGAGAAACGATGGCGTCCCGCGGAGCGGTCGGGCACGCCGACGGCGACGACCCGCCCCGCTACCGGAGCGCCTCGACCAGTTCCGACCCCTCGACGTAGGGGACGTCGTGGCGGCGGGCGTACTCGCGCGCCGCGTCGGGCGGGAGCGCCGCGCCGCTCCCGTCGTCGAGCATCTCGCACACCACGACCGCGGGCGGCCGGCCGGCCTCGGCAGCGAGCGCCAGCCCGAGTTCCGTGTGGCCGACCCGGTCCGCGATGCCGCCCGGCGCGCCCCGGAGGACGTGGACGTGTCCCGGCGAGCGGAACTCCGCGGCGAACTCGTCGGGGCCGTACTCGACGCCCGCCTCGACCGCGTCCGCCATCGAGGCGAGTTCGCCGATGGTGCGCGCGCGGTCCTCGTCGGTGATGCCGGTGAACGTGTCGCGGTGGTTCACCGGGAGCGAGAAGGAGGAGCGGTCGTCGTACGCGAGGTCGTGGTCGCCCGTCGCCGGGTGGGAGAGCGCGTCCTCGAGGAAGGGGAGTCCGACCGCCTCCGCGACCGCGTCCGAGAGCGCCAGACAGACGAGCCCCCCCGCGTCGTTGCGCATCCGCGCCACGTCAGCCGGCGCGACCGCGTCGGCGGGGTAGACGATGTCCGTCTCCCCCTCGCGGTCCGCGAAGTCGTGGATCAACACTGGCTCGCCCGCGCGGAACGCCGCCACCGCCCGGTCGAGCCTGCCGGCCTGCTTGCGGCTCATTCCTCCGCCCCCGGGGCGTCGGCCCGCACCGCGTCCTCGACGCTGACCGACAGCTCGTCGCCGTCCTCCAGCCCGAGCTCCTCGCGGAGCTTCACGGGCGCGATGACCTCGAGCTGGCTCTCGTCGTGGTGGGTCCGCTCCGGGACGATGACGTGGGCGGGCTCGAAGCTCCCGCCGGTGGCCTCGACCCGCGCGGCGTAACACGTCGCCGGCCCGAAGGTCCGCTCCTCGTCCTCCCAGCCGTCGATGTGGACGCCGTCCACGGACTCCATCCCGGCGCCGGCGCGGACGGACGCCTCGGTGAGTTCCACGTTCAGCGTCCCCGGGAACGGTTCGTAGCCGAGCCGTTCCCGGAACTGCTCCATGTACCCCGAAAGCGAGATGTAGTGGCGCCCCTCGCCCATCCCGCCGGTGACGCGTCCCGACAGGGTGAGCCCGGCGCCGTTCTCGAACACGCGGCGGTAGTCGGCGTACTCCGCCCGGAGGCGGCGCTCGCCGTCGTCGGTGACCGACACCCACTGGCCGTCGCTCACCACGTCGCGGTCGAGCAGTCCCGCCTCCTCCAGTCGCTGGAGGCGGCGGGACGCGGTCTGGCTCGACGCGCCGAGCCGTTCGCCGA
Protein-coding regions in this window:
- a CDS encoding nucleotidyltransferase family protein; its protein translation is MGLSATQETVLDELVGRVPDGVTWCVFGSAAAALHGHDVEPSDIDVFTTEAGAERIRSVFPDAFVGTKELGVSQIDEYRMRGEEVEVVYSVSAKGNQEPLVDLADSEIGSSDGRGVPVLPVRPLVAAYRAMGKHDTAAELAEWFGIESD
- a CDS encoding branched-chain amino acid transaminase; the encoded protein is MTVFEEMAENGVIWQNGEFIDWADATTHVLTHGLHYGTGIFEGVRAYDTERGTAIFRWEEHLDRFYQSAKPYDMEIGHSREELTEATLGTLRRNDLESAYIRPIAYYGYHSLGVSPGDCPTDVVVAAWPWGAYLGEEALENGIKVKVSSWRKHASSQVPTNAKTTGLYVNSLLAGEEARRNGFAEAIVLNKEGNVAEGPGENVFLVRDGEIFTPGLSESILDGITRNTVIALAEERGYEVHDDVSISRGELNTADELFFSGSAAEVTPIRQVDNVTIGNGSRGPVTEELQGAFFDLVERRTDEHDDWFTYV
- a CDS encoding GntP family permease, giving the protein MIIEFAHSPLLTFLVGLAAVVLLLVVLDLPAFVGLVISAFLVGMINAAFVPEFGPSRAAANVAEAFGDNMAGIGIPILMAAIIGKSMLESGAAQRIVRWFQSVLGRGNSDVALWGSSSVLAIPVFFDSVFYLMAPLARSMRARVGRDYTLFIVVVGVGAATTHVFVPPTPGPLAVADQVGADLGVTILVGLVTAVPALVAGLMYGRWLNGRLDIPLRDAMATSTEELEELAGRSTRDLPGVLEAAAPVVLAVVLVGSFTVVDTFQQVYPVLSRVRPFVAFLGDKNVALTVAALAAAWTYYRHGDMGRNEWADELTEALKSGGNIAAITAAGGAFGALLAASGIGDYITGALSQVGIPLLVSAWLIAAIVRIAQGSATAAMLTAAGIMAPQVPELAVHPAFLVMAIGAGGNVFSWYNDSGFWLVKEIGGLTQAETLKTWTALTTIISVTGIVTTLVVSTVVQTI
- a CDS encoding cupin domain-containing protein, which encodes MGYVVLGDAILEHGPCGRESVALGAGDFVHVPPRSVHRVVNSSRGEWGS
- a CDS encoding acyl-CoA dehydrogenase family protein produces the protein MDVRYDDGEAARELAARTREFLDEEVIPVEREVLGGDPVTGEQVADLRAAAREYDVYCPQIGEEFGGMGVDFRDALPMFEAAGRSLLGPLACRVDAPDEGNMHTLELLGTDDQREEYLRPLVAGEVSSGFSMTEPMQGGGSDPKMLKTAARKDGDEWVVDGHKWWTTGGTEADFLIVMARTDPDAHPYEGCSLFLVDADADGVAVERDIPHLGGGVTGTGHAEIVFEGVRVPEGNLLGERNEGFQHAQQRLGPARLTHCMRYSGMAERALDVAKAYATEREGFGGPLAEKQSLRYDVADAETRLHAVRTTVRDAADRIARGDEARVQVSMSKTFAANVVQDVVDTCLQACGANGIGKDLPISDFYEAVRQFRLVDGADEVHKRVVAREAFADVDPDELANVTRYDG
- a CDS encoding alpha/beta fold hydrolase; this translates as MDHHDWTETQRETTVTVDGHDLPFAYYEAGADDDRRPVVFLHGIPTWSFLWRDAAPPLADSRHVLAPDLVGYGNSANRDGFDRSVRAQTVALADFLAERGVRDVDFVAHDIGGAVALRYAAARPDAVDRMVLSNAACFDSWPVEFVNSLGVPGEVEGWDDEELEGKLEFLFAEGSYDEADPEWLAGLKAPWKREGGRTALARAAVSTNTVHTTEIEYGRITADLLCLWGGEDVLQPVDNAERLVEATAGDGEVVALDSAYHWVTADRPGAYRDHLLEFLG
- a CDS encoding phosphotransferase family protein; amino-acid sequence: MTDDAPGSDTAADGEGRGDDVHVADAGREGEGSHGDDYLARLVDPERLRAFLDAELGPAESFALERHPEGHSNETLFVTHGDRDLVVRRPPPGETAETAHDVLREFRVVDALGDTPVPVPETLCACEDESVLGADFFVMARTAGDVLRGAEPVRFAAPDRRRRVGEELVDTLASIHSVDPGAVGLDDFGRPAGFTDRQVDRWSRQFRWAFEVTADEREVPAIHETTTWLTEHVPGSRPETLVHGDYKLDNVMFGPGTPPELVAVFDWELSTLGDPRTDLGWMLSFWHDPGDPEPAIPELQSTFTAREGYPRRRDLVDRYEAATGIEYEHDRFYRTLAVYKLAALGEMFFRRHLEGNSDDPLYPKMEAGVPALGERCLRIIEGDEGL
- a CDS encoding ATP-binding protein, with the protein product MAIDAGDALLRALHDVNPWWERGAEAFSLPARHKSDFYHLARPDGPGSQFADQPVLGLVGRRGAGKTTLLRQFFHHRIERGDPPELFLHLPFDADPLYQLRSDEQLRRAVRYYESRILGRVDEDRPHFVVLDDVHRIEHPNKPTIDGWGTPVSELLEGRPDRRVVVTASAGVQVERELDRVSVPDAAYDVQPILPEKFRDYLFTLYPDLEEGDTRVSPTSIRTGEAGLPAALEGGDPGPLVEELRGKHDQVADEANRIRSRVVEYLAMGGVVSYEHEGAVELAADLTAEDFTRLREEVREALYQDVPGFESIKTIADLERLCALAARNRGAEPFRYQELVELFDVDRRTIADSYLPALSELYLLTGITEYDNSRPRSVRLYLRDTGLVTALADGDAAAVRNDFDREADLARVAAFDHTMRFAYGVNAAQGADSAPSVSFWRGREGEVDFVFEVAGTPVPVGLVYRPRDRDATLAAVREFRGTYEAPLGLVLAGDTVRSGRPVEEVADGVVQLPYWLYMLLC
- a CDS encoding DsbA family oxidoreductase — translated: MTNPDPEDRITVFSDYVCPFCYLGRASLERYQGTREEELEIDWHPFDLRAGRRGPDGEIDASADDGKDEEYYERARENVRRLQERYDVELAQEIATDVDSLDAQVASFHLKEQFPYERWLAFDRAVLEALWADGRDIGDRDLIVELAEESGIDGEEVRSALRDDGRRRAVRDRFEAARRRGVTGVPTFAYGGHAARGAVPPEHLERLVEGT
- the ribB gene encoding 3,4-dihydroxy-2-butanone-4-phosphate synthase gives rise to the protein MSRKQAGRLDRAVAAFRAGEPVLIHDFADREGETDIVYPADAVAPADVARMRNDAGGLVCLALSDAVAEAVGLPFLEDALSHPATGDHDLAYDDRSSFSLPVNHRDTFTGITDEDRARTIGELASMADAVEAGVEYGPDEFAAEFRSPGHVHVLRGAPGGIADRVGHTELGLALAAEAGRPPAVVVCEMLDDGSGAALPPDAAREYARRHDVPYVEGSELVEALR